The DNA region ACCGCCATTGAAATCGACGTGCCCATCACCGTGGGCCCCGCCTTTGAAGGCGAGTCCATTCGCAAGAAAGACATGTACGTCGAATTCGGCGGTACCAAGACACCGGGCTTCGAACTGGTGCGCATGGTGGGCGAAGACGAAATCGAAGACGGCAAGATCACGGTCGTCGGCCCCGACATCGACACCGTGGAGCCCGGCGGCCGCATGCCCCTGGGCATCGTGGTGGACGTCTACGGCCGCAAAATGCAGGAAGACTTCGAACCCGTGCTGGAGCGGCGCATCCACTACTTCACCAACTACGGTGAAGGCCTGTGGCACGTGGCCCAGCGTGACATCATGTGGGTGCGCATCTCCAAAGACGCCTATGCCAAAGGCTTCAGGCTGGAACACATCGGCAAAATCCTCTACGCCAAATTCAAGAGCGAATTTGCCTCCATCCTGGACCGCGTCCAGATCACCATCTACACCGACGAAGCCAAAGTGCTGGAGATGCGCGAAATAGCGCGCCAGTACTACAAAAAGCGGGACGACCGCTTAAAGCAGCTGCGGGACGAAACCGTGGACACCTTCTACTCCTGCACCCTGTGCCAGTCCTTCGCCCCCACCCACGTCTGTGTCATCGCCCCCGAGCGCGTGGGACTGTGCGGTGCCGTGAGCTGGCTGGACGCCAAAGCGGCCTATGAAATCAACCCGCACGGCTCCAACCAGCCCATCCCCAAACAGGGTGTCATTGACGAAGTCAAAGGGCAGTGGGAGTCCTTCAACGAATTCGTCTTCAACAACTCGCAGCGCACCATCACCAACGTCAACTTCTACACCATCATGGAATACCCCATGACCTCCTGCGGCTGCTTCGAGTGCATCCTGGCCATGGTGCCCGAATGCAACGGCTTCATGGTGGTCAACCGCGAGCACAGCGGTATGACCCCGTCCGGCATGACCTTCTCCACCCTGGCCGGTACCATTGGCGCCGGTGCCCAGATGCCCGGCTTCATGGGCTGCGGTAAATCTTACCTCAGCTCGCGCAAGTTCGTACCGGCCGACGGCGGTCTGGCCCGGCTGATCTGGATGCCCAGGGCGCTGAAGGAAGAACTGCGCCCGCAGCTGGAAGAAGCCGCGGAAGAGGCCGGTCTG from Desulfurispora thermophila DSM 16022 includes:
- the cdhC gene encoding CO dehydrogenase/CO-methylating acetyl-CoA synthase complex subunit beta, whose product is TAIEIDVPITVGPAFEGESIRKKDMYVEFGGTKTPGFELVRMVGEDEIEDGKITVVGPDIDTVEPGGRMPLGIVVDVYGRKMQEDFEPVLERRIHYFTNYGEGLWHVAQRDIMWVRISKDAYAKGFRLEHIGKILYAKFKSEFASILDRVQITIYTDEAKVLEMREIARQYYKKRDDRLKQLRDETVDTFYSCTLCQSFAPTHVCVIAPERVGLCGAVSWLDAKAAYEINPHGSNQPIPKQGVIDEVKGQWESFNEFVFNNSQRTITNVNFYTIMEYPMTSCGCFECILAMVPECNGFMVVNREHSGMTPSGMTFSTLAGTIGAGAQMPGFMGCGKSYLSSRKFVPADGGLARLIWMPRALKEELRPQLEEAAEEAGLGRDFVDKIADETVGVSGDEILPFLEEKGHPALTLPPLL